The Rhizobium sp. WSM4643 genome includes the window CCTATTCCTATGATCAGGCGTCTGAGACTGTATTGGAGCATCGGCAATCCGTCTGTCGGGCCGTCTTGTCAGGCCGTCTTGTCAGGGTGGCCGAAGCCACCCTCAAGGCTTTCCCGGAAAACGCCTATTCGGCGATCGACCATTTCTGCGGGTTGGCTTGGTAGGGGCCGCCGCCCGGCGCCGGCGTCCAGACGAAATCCTTCACCTTGGTCGAGACGATGCCGTAGCGGTTTGCCACCCAGAGCGTCGCCCAGGGCAGGTTCGCGTTCATCACCTTGCAGACGTCCTGGTAGGCGGCATCCCGCTTGGTGCTGTCAGGCTCGGCCAAGGCACTATCGAGCGCCTTGGTGAGGTCAGGCATGCGAACCCTGGCGACATTCGGCCCGGCCGGAGGGATCTGCTTCTCGTTAAGGCCGACATTGATGCTTCCGGCATCCGGCCCGTTCTGCAGCCCGGCATAAACCATCTGGAACTGGGCAATGTCAGGCGTCGCATTGAGCACGATGCTGTTATAGGTCGGCGCATCGACGGCGCGCGGGACGATGTTGATGCCGACCTGGGCAAGCATCGCCTGGACTGCGGCAAGCACGTTGGTTGCCAGCGGCGTGGTGTAATAGGTCAGAAGGGTGATCGGCTTGGCGCCATTGATTTGGTCCCAGCCGGCTTCGGTCAGCAGTTGCTTTGCCTTCTCAGGATCGTAGGCATAGGTGTCGATGCCCTGGGGTATCAGTTGGTCGGCGACATAGGCGCAATTGGCTGGCTTGGCCGCACCGCCATAGAGGCTCTGGATGATGGCGTCGCGATTGATCGCGTACATCACCGCCTGGCGGACGCGCACGTCTTTCCAGAGCGGGGAATCGTGGTTGAAGCCGAGATAGTTGACGACGAAAGAGTTGCCTTCGATGACCTTGAAATCCTTGTTGTCCTTGAAGGTCGGCACATCGTTGGAATCGACATAGGTGAACTGGATTTCACCGGCTCTCAGCGCCGCGATCGCTGCGGCCGGGTTGGCGAAATAGCGGTTGATGACGCGTTCCAGTGCGGGTTTGCCACCGCGATAATCGGTGTTTGCGGCAAGTTCGACATATTGATCCGAAACGTATTTGGTGAATTTGAACGGACCAGTGCCGATCGGAGTTGTGGACCACCACGTGTTCTTCGCCAACTGGTCGGCCGGAATCGAGGAGAGCGCGTGCTCCGGCAGCATCATCACTTTGGTCATCGTGTCGGGAAAACTGCTGCTCGGCGCGCTGAGCTTGATAACGACAGTGTGATCGTCCGGCGTCTCGACCGACGATATGCCCTTCAGCCGGGCAGCGAGCACCGAGCCGGTTTTCGCATCCATCGCAAGGCCCATGGTGAACTTTGCGTCCTTGGCGGTGAACGGTTTGCCGTCATGCCATTTGGCGTCCCCCAGCTTGAACGTGTAGGTCATCTGGTCGGAGCTGACCTCGTAGGAGCTTGCCAGCGCGCCGACGACCTTCTGCAGCTTCTCGTCATAGGTGATCAGCGGTTCGTAGTAGATGCTGAGCCAGGTGAAGCCGGCGGTCGCGGCGAGCGGATTGAAGTTGCCCTGGAAGCCTCCGGGGCCGACATCGAAGCCGCCGGACAGAGTGGCCGCCTGAGCGTCTGTTACAACGCCGGAAACGACAAGAGCCGGGACGGCAGCCGTCGACAGCAGGGCGCCAAGCGCAATAGCCGATAATCTAGACAGTCTTTTCATGTGTTCCTCCCACGTTTGAACTCGTCTTGTTGTTGGCAATCACCCGGGCAATGCCCTCGTAGTGACGATCCAGGCGTCTGCGCGCCTCCTCTAGATCTTTTGCCTCGATCGCATCGACGATCGCGGCATGGTCGCGCCACGTCGCCATCGGATCGGCATTTTCAAGATTGACGAAATCCGATGCCTTGTAGAAGGCGAGCCAGAAGACATCGATCAGCCGCACGAGCGTTTCATTGTCCTGGCAGCGAAACAGCAGTCGGTGGAACAGTTGGTCGTCTTGCGCAAAGGTCTCGCCCCGCTCGGCATGGGCGCGCATCCGATTGACGGTGGCGCGGAGCTCGGCGACGTCCTCCTCGCCGATCACGTCGATCGTTTTGCCGATCAATCCCACTTCCAGCGTACGCCGGATTTCGAGGACCTCCTCGATCTGTCGCAGGGCGCCGCCGAGGCCATAAGCGAGGTTGTCGAGAAGCGGCTCGAAGGAAAAGGCCTTCACGAAGATGCCGACGCCGCGCCGCGTCTCCAG containing:
- a CDS encoding ABC transporter substrate-binding protein yields the protein MKRLSRLSAIALGALLSTAAVPALVVSGVVTDAQAATLSGGFDVGPGGFQGNFNPLAATAGFTWLSIYYEPLITYDEKLQKVVGALASSYEVSSDQMTYTFKLGDAKWHDGKPFTAKDAKFTMGLAMDAKTGSVLAARLKGISSVETPDDHTVVIKLSAPSSSFPDTMTKVMMLPEHALSSIPADQLAKNTWWSTTPIGTGPFKFTKYVSDQYVELAANTDYRGGKPALERVINRYFANPAAAIAALRAGEIQFTYVDSNDVPTFKDNKDFKVIEGNSFVVNYLGFNHDSPLWKDVRVRQAVMYAINRDAIIQSLYGGAAKPANCAYVADQLIPQGIDTYAYDPEKAKQLLTEAGWDQINGAKPITLLTYYTTPLATNVLAAVQAMLAQVGINIVPRAVDAPTYNSIVLNATPDIAQFQMVYAGLQNGPDAGSINVGLNEKQIPPAGPNVARVRMPDLTKALDSALAEPDSTKRDAAYQDVCKVMNANLPWATLWVANRYGIVSTKVKDFVWTPAPGGGPYQANPQKWSIAE
- a CDS encoding FadR/GntR family transcriptional regulator produces the protein MTLKSMKPLTRAPLLHVSVQESLRAYIDDNGLAPGTLLPAEGELATQLGVSRNSLREGIKALESLGVLETRRGVGIFVKAFSFEPLLDNLAYGLGGALRQIEEVLEIRRTLEVGLIGKTIDVIGEEDVAELRATVNRMRAHAERGETFAQDDQLFHRLLFRCQDNETLVRLIDVFWLAFYKASDFVNLENADPMATWRDHAAIVDAIEAKDLEEARRRLDRHYEGIARVIANNKTSSNVGGTHEKTV